In the genome of Photobacterium sp. TLY01, one region contains:
- a CDS encoding DUF927 domain-containing protein translates to MKFRHHHDQLQYFCRERGWRSLSSSVKVLARTRSPDRKSGFSACIEIINMDKQTIRMIVPARKIMGGTNYQLRDELFDTGFWLEPEQTAWNMVQRYLREELKAADTAFCVTRTGWHDKVFVTPEKSFGRSDESYYFSGGMADSLCLAKGSLAEWQSEVGSLLVGNPLLIFSVGVALAAPLLKPVGMESAAFHVMGPSSSGKSVTSFVAASVYADKSYIKSWKTTANGIEAVASEHHDMLLVLDELGLCSAEEASSAAYQIVNGCGKLRATETGGLANIANWRTLTLSNGEVGLTELMESSGYQVKAGQLIRVIEIPAEERFGCFADLHRFSSPSQFAEHLEKQTQKYFGTLFTAWMTLISDKPDLEVVLQREIETLRQHWSKSNYSGQVHRVLKRFVLVGVALSVASRNQLVPWSEEESLYSVYSVFSRWLSHRGHQHNQETYEVLSALKQAIRYWENKLPEFCTSRLSKFGYWRQDGDDVQWLIHKQEFIKQLRLRRQYKSQLSPLIHKGWFETNEDRRGTLRIIEKKNGTEFDHRFFAFWPEKILSELKEMGIDE, encoded by the coding sequence ATGAAGTTTCGTCATCACCATGATCAACTACAGTATTTCTGCCGTGAGCGAGGTTGGCGTTCGTTGAGCTCTTCGGTCAAGGTTCTTGCTAGAACGCGTTCACCTGATCGGAAGTCAGGTTTCAGTGCTTGTATTGAAATCATCAATATGGACAAGCAGACGATTCGAATGATAGTGCCTGCCAGAAAGATCATGGGAGGGACCAACTATCAATTAAGAGATGAATTATTCGATACCGGTTTCTGGCTGGAGCCTGAGCAAACTGCATGGAATATGGTCCAGCGCTATTTGCGGGAAGAGCTCAAAGCGGCGGACACGGCCTTTTGTGTTACAAGAACAGGTTGGCATGACAAGGTGTTCGTTACTCCGGAGAAAAGTTTCGGACGGTCAGATGAGTCCTACTACTTTTCTGGTGGGATGGCAGACTCACTCTGTTTGGCAAAAGGGAGCTTAGCGGAATGGCAAAGCGAAGTCGGTTCTTTGTTGGTCGGCAATCCCTTGCTTATATTTTCTGTTGGCGTCGCTTTGGCCGCGCCGCTGCTCAAGCCAGTAGGGATGGAAAGTGCGGCATTCCATGTGATGGGGCCGTCTTCGTCGGGTAAGTCTGTCACATCGTTTGTCGCTGCGTCTGTTTATGCTGATAAGTCTTATATCAAGTCCTGGAAAACAACCGCTAACGGTATTGAGGCGGTTGCATCAGAGCATCATGACATGTTGCTTGTGTTAGATGAGCTAGGGTTGTGCTCGGCGGAAGAAGCCAGTTCTGCGGCTTATCAAATCGTCAACGGATGTGGGAAGCTGCGAGCCACCGAAACAGGCGGCCTGGCGAATATAGCCAATTGGCGAACGCTGACATTGAGTAATGGAGAGGTTGGCCTGACAGAGCTGATGGAGTCCTCTGGTTATCAAGTGAAAGCAGGTCAGCTCATTAGAGTAATCGAAATTCCTGCCGAAGAGCGCTTTGGCTGTTTTGCGGATCTACACCGCTTTTCCTCACCATCTCAGTTTGCTGAGCACTTAGAAAAGCAGACTCAAAAGTACTTTGGCACTTTGTTCACGGCGTGGATGACGCTTATTTCAGATAAGCCCGATCTGGAAGTCGTTTTACAGCGTGAAATCGAAACGTTGAGGCAGCATTGGTCTAAAAGCAATTATTCCGGCCAGGTTCATCGGGTATTGAAGCGCTTTGTCCTTGTTGGTGTCGCGTTGTCTGTTGCGTCACGAAACCAGTTAGTGCCATGGTCTGAAGAAGAGTCACTGTATTCCGTATATAGCGTTTTTAGCCGCTGGTTATCTCACAGAGGGCACCAGCACAATCAAGAAACGTATGAGGTGTTAAGTGCTTTGAAGCAAGCGATTCGGTATTGGGAAAATAAGCTTCCTGAATTCTGCACGAGCAGACTTTCAAAGTTTGGTTACTGGCGGCAGGATGGTGATGATGTCCAGTGGCTTATCCACAAACAAGAGTTTATTAAGCAGCTTCGACTACGGCGTCAATATAAGAGTCAATTGAGCCCTTTAATTCATAAAGGGTGGTTTGAAACCAATGAAGATCGTAGAGGAACACTTCGGATTATCGAGAAGAAAAACGGTACTGAGTTTGATCATCGTTTTTTCGCTTTCTGGCCGGAAAAGATCCTCTCTGAATTGAAGGAGATGGGCATCGATGAATAA
- a CDS encoding AlpA family transcriptional regulator produces MTAQKQSNQLLSYQEVCKLTQLSQATIRRYVKSGSFPSPVNLSPGSRAVRFRVEDVQKWLLSL; encoded by the coding sequence ATGACCGCACAAAAACAATCAAATCAGCTATTAAGCTATCAAGAAGTTTGCAAACTAACGCAACTATCTCAAGCGACGATTCGCCGCTATGTAAAAAGCGGTTCTTTTCCTTCTCCAGTGAATTTATCGCCTGGCTCCCGAGCTGTGAGGTTTCGAGTTGAAGATGTGCAGAAGTGGCTTTTGAGCCTGTGA
- a CDS encoding helix-turn-helix domain-containing protein: MTTNEQVILQSILAKIDRVERAILEQRLQQQKVELLGKDILTVDECAALLGLSTNQLYKLTSSAEIPYFKLGKHLRFERQAIMDWVEEQRVSSRHEIEKRAANYVATTYRK; this comes from the coding sequence ATGACAACCAACGAGCAAGTTATTCTTCAGTCCATTCTCGCCAAGATTGACCGTGTTGAGCGCGCTATTCTGGAGCAGCGTTTGCAGCAACAAAAGGTGGAGTTGCTTGGAAAGGACATTCTAACCGTTGATGAATGTGCTGCTTTGCTGGGTTTATCAACCAATCAACTTTATAAGCTAACGAGCTCGGCAGAGATCCCTTACTTTAAGCTTGGCAAACACCTCCGATTTGAGCGTCAAGCAATCATGGATTGGGTTGAGGAGCAGCGCGTTTCATCTCGCCATGAGATAGAAAAAAGGGCAGCAAACTATGTCGCCACCACTTATCGTAAGTAA